The nucleotide window tttaatattcaaaatcatGTTGGAGAATTCTGATATTTCGTAAgaagaatttttgtttataatataactctcttgtgtgtatatatgtatagttttcgcgattataaaatatcattaagtTAGAAGTTAATGATCATGTTACCTTAATATCCTAATGTGACATTGCACAATGTCGTTGAGTCTTTCCTTGGGCGTCTTCCCACTGGtgctctttctttcctttccgTCCGCCAGATTTTCCAGCTTTAACATGAGAATCCGGAACTGACCGCAAGCGTGCATGACGAATACCGCGGCTAGACTGCAGACACCGACGGTGAGCGTGTAAATTGCGTAACCGGCTAAAGTCTGCGTGAATTGAGCGATTTCAAAGGACGGAGTAGTTCGTGGATCGAGGAGGCCGCGGTAGATTGGGAAGGACAATAATCTCACCGTCTGATTATCGATTATCTCCGTTCTTTTTGCGCAAAGCGGCATCAACGTAGTATAAAAGAAGCCAGCGGAATACATGAAAGCTGCGCTGACAAAAGAAAGCCATCTGCCAAACTTTGCATTCTCCAACATGACCTCCCGGTCCTTCTCGTGACCCTCTCTGACCCTATCCCAGTCCGCACGGATGTGTCGGATGCATTCGCTGATGCGTTCGCCGCGGACGATGAGGATGTATTGTTTTACCACGGCCATCAGGAAAAAACTGATTGGACCAATCATTCTAATCTTCATATCGAGATCAGTATCCACCAGAATGGTGCCAAGAGTACACGGGACGAGCAGAAAACATATCAGGAAGCAGCTGATTATTGACAAGATCACGCAACTGATCTTTTCCATCGTCGTCTCGCAAAGTGCCAGAGGCCACGCGCCGACCGGTTTCAAGAACAAGCGGTTTAGTTGGATGCTATAGTTCCAACCGTCCATCGCGGATTTAAAAGACTTTGAATGATCATACATGGTAAATGACTAAATCGTAACGGCGCATGCAACTCACTGACAATGAGCACGAGCGAACTAATCATGGGGCACGCGCATGTGCGTTTTCCATCTGCTCTGGACATTCGTGCGTCCATGCATAAACGCAATTGACCCTTTCTACTtcgctattttattattaatgactcTTCAATAGGTTCTAGTTTCTGGAACTTTATTGTGTGTTGCGTGCAAGTCCTCTTGAAGGGCTGGATAAGGAAGTTTCATCAAGTAGAGTTCTCAGGATATTATTCATGATTGAAGGGGAATGAGTAATGTGTATGCTGGGTTTCGTTTCCTGCTTTATGTTCTGATATAAACAGTAGACGATTTTCTACTTTGTCTCCCTTACTCTGTATATACGATAATACGATCATAGTAAGTATAGTAAGATAAACCTCTCTCTGTGAAAGGTGGATAAATGTgtttcttgaaattatatggttattaatagttataattatacaatgtaattatgcgatgaaaaaaaatatgtaataacaaCATGTGAACAGTGAGGTGATTTATTTGATTGATAAAtacttctatatatttaatgagtaTAGTagtctataatattatttataaaatcaaatttaaaaattatttaatattaaatttaatacttaatattaaataatatattataattaatattaaaaaaattaagaattataaaagagtttttagAGTGTACTTTAATATGTTACTAATTCTAAACCTTCTAAACCTGGAAGTAAGACttatatcacatatttatatatatacaattttgtgTTGAAAtgatttgacatatttttattctgcaaaatttaatcagttttcagaaaattgcatataatatatatatatatatatatatatgtatatatatatatatatatatatatatatgtgtatatatatatatatatatatatatatatatatatatgtatatatatatatatatatatatatatatgtgtatatatatctgttagagaattaaaacttatattaaaaatttacacaaatttttgctaacaataaataagaatattatgacTTGTGTCGTATatgcttattattataagatagaaaaatattacataataaatttatttgatttttacatttgttattttataatgaattgtCTATGTTGTTTAGTTTTCTCACATTatgattatgtaattattcatgtttatgtaattaatgtcCGAAGTATGTTTAAATATGCTAAAGCAGATTTAATTACCTGTAATGATTAGAAATTACACAGTTACTTAAAAAGATCTTATTTTActctttgaataatatatttatatttttaaatatttagatgttatataaataaatatgtcaatTTACATGACATCGAAAAAAtcatttgcataatttaaatgtatcgtGTACATACATGTTATGCTGTAACATATATTGCATgtgacatatttatttatattacaatattataatatatatatatatataatataaattgtttatatataattattaataataatataacaatataataattattaatcaatatatataaacatatacctacatttatatgtgtatgtatgtatatgtacatatataataatacatatataaagcattttttcacacgattatatattttggagAAAATATCTGCACAAATCAAATGTatcgtgtatatattatgttattgtatgtatgacttatttatttatatgtataatatttaaatatttaaaggtataaatatatttttcaaagagatatatcaaatatgaacTATATCTTTGCATCACTCACATCACCGAAAGTAGAAAATGAGAGTTGAACAATGTTTCCGGCAGTAATTTTAAGGGCAGTGTTGgatcttaaaataatcaaaacgAGTCCAAGAGCCGTTTTCCCAGGCAAAAGATACCAATTCGTCATATAAGCAGATTTACCAACTTGACCGCCCTATTAAAGGccgttatatatatacctgTTATAATGCAATTGAAAAAActctaacaattttttatttcaataaatttcattattataaactatatggcaatttttttttactgtagcataaaattttctattcttatatttttagtttgaaACATTACCTGCTCGGAAAGGGTCTCTCCGatgtaacaaaatatgaaaatattaaaagtaaccgaagttaatattatacaatatgaaacaatattttgtttattatcgtGTACCCAATCCTAAAAGAAatgttaagaatatatacagtcaaatgagaataaataataaagtgaaaataaatattatatatatatatatatatatatatatatatccatacCATAATGCAATAATATCCTAAAAGACATATGTGCATGGTACATCCGACTAATTCTATgagacatattatatttataattctttctgTACGTGATACAAAGCTGCAAATATAACGTCACAATCGAATCGTAATTATCTTGTAATAATGCTTGTTCAAtcatgaattatattaattaattaactttattattttaattaaaattaaatttataatcgagatgcgaaatattagaaaatatgtatacaacaAAAAGTTAAGAATAATAGCTTACCTCAACACTCTTAGATGATGTTGCACGATGATGGCGAACCTTTGTCTTAtagaatttttctcttcattttgTTCGTCCACGAGTTTATTTAGCCAGGAGATCAAAATTCTCAGTTGACCGCACGCGTGCATCACGAAAACCGCCGCGAGACCACATGCGGCAACTGTGACGGAGTTGACGACGAAGGTTGAAAAGCACTGTAGAAAGAACACGAATTCGTACGCCGGACTGAAATGCGCGTCCAGGATCTTGCTGTAGAAAGGATAAGGTAATGCGCGAACCATCACACTGCTGTTATTCACGTATAAAATGTCCTTCGAAAAACCTCGAGCAACATTGTACGAAAATACACCGCTGTGCATAAACACAGCGCAAAAGCCAGCGATGAATCTACCTATCTTGGCGGTTGTCAGCATCACCTGCCGATCTTCGGTTTTTTTAACGATCTGCCAGTCCGTCTTTACGTGTTTTATGCAGCTGTGTATGTCATCGACATGTATCAAGAGACAAGAATAATTTACTATCGCTATGAACCAAAAGGTGAGCGGACCGATGCTACGCAACTTGACCTCGAAAGTCTCCTTCGATTCCAGAAGGATACTCAGACCACTCGGTACCATGGTGGCAAACATCAAAAAGTAGCATACGAATATCAGAAATTTAGAATAGATTTTTTCGACGATCGAAATGTCGGTAGATCGTGGCCATAGATTAATTGCCTTGAGAATCCAACGTATTATCTGGATACTATACTCGTTGTCGACCAAGTACGTAGATGCAATGATGCCAGGATTATTCATGGGGTTGTGTCCCATGATTTTCTGACGAAGGTAGCTAGTTCACTGAGCTATCTCTTCGTTGTCGTACACAATAGTAACAGTCAGCGCGTGCGCAGATATTGAACGATACGTAATGCGCAAGGTGGTCTTTATGtattattgtgtattattatggTCATGTGCAACACATTGCCGCGGCAACAGGTAGAAACAACCCGTAATCGATACTTGGAATTGGAGTTTTGTACAGAGAATATTATAGTTTTGTGCGTGTAGTTACATTGTACATTGCATCATGATTTACCAaagaataagataaaataattaattttattaacatatttgtacacagtaaaatatgtattgcaaatttaaaagagCCTGCAAAATGTCTAAATTTTACTTAAGgaacagagaaaaatattatacaatagtctcatagaaatattgttatttaattatttaatggcTTACTATTCATTATGTATACaaacaatttctatttaacatataaaaaattattaatatttattaaagtaaaaattattaatattgaatgagGGTACGAAGTATGTTTAAATATGCTAATGCAGATTTAATTACCTGAAACAGTTATTAGTCATATTGtcgctataaaaaatatatttatttagctaGTGATTAACTttgaaataatcaatttatttttgaagattCTATATACCTATTGGATAAAATGCCATTTGCGTAAGAGCTAGATATCTATCTAAATCGAgagatattttcatatacttACATTACCGAaagtagagagagaaagctcaATCATTTTTCCAGCAGTAATTTTGACCACGACGCTAGAACGTAAAATTATCAGAACAAAACCGAGGGCACTGTTTCCAGGTAACAAATACCAATTTGTCATATAGGCGGTTTCACCAACTTGAGCGCACTGTTACAACCCATTTTATATACCTATTACCATTAAatcggaaaaaaaaacgttcgCGATAGTATAGAATTTCAATAAAGTTCAAGTGCGAAATTAACTATTTTACTTTAGATTATGCAATTTCTTATTaactacaaaaaattttaatagttctgatattttatataacagcGTTGCAGTTACCTGGTCTGAAAGAATCTCCCcaatgtaacaaaatataaagatattaaaagtaacagagaacaatattataacgtACGCCACTATACCTTCTTTGCTCTCTTGATTCCATTCCTAAAAATGATTTGTTACTTTAACAAAAaagtagattaaaaaaaaacaaatggcAAGCGTTACACGTGAATTCCATGATGTGCACATGTTCCTACCAATATGCAATAATAGCCCAAAAGACACATATGCATTGTGCATCCCCCTATTTCCACGAGACAAACAACATTCGTAATTTTCTCTATGTGAGACACGAAgctataacaatatatttagaaatacataataatgcatatcaaaataataattattattgtttataattattaataattattgtttaaatataataataattgtttgcacatattttttcacatgtatataaatattttattaatgcatattatgcatatgttcTATCAAGATGCATATTTAAGAACATTTATtcaatgcatataaaattaatgaacatggagaaaattttatattaaaaattactatgatatgtagtaactgtggaccattaggaacattccaagttaaaatgctatgtaaaactgtaaaaattgacataatttacataaaaattacgtcaatttttacagttttacataatttacgtaaaaattacgtcaatttttacagttttacatagcattttaacttggaatgttcctaatggtccacagttactacatatcatagtaatttttaatataaaattttctccgtgtattattaaacaatatctggttattaaattaaaatcgaaaaataaataaagacgtTTTGATTACATATCATACAAAAAttcgaattaataattaagaaattaataacattttcatgtaaaacgtaaagtaaatttaaagtttgcgaaattgaaattttaattaaattcaattaattttttacctaAGTACTTTCAAATGATGCTCGATGACAACTGCGAATTTTTGCTGCGAAGAGTCTTCATTTTCGTTCTTGTCAACGAGGTTATCCAACAAAGACATCAGTATCTTTAATTGACCACAGGCATGCAATACAAAGACAGAGGTGACACAGCAAGTGGCTATCACTATAGAATTTACTACAAACGTAGATAAACATTGTATCGCAAACACTATCTCGTACGTCGGGCTTGTCGTAGTATCcaaaattttatcgtaaaacgCAAAAGGCAGGGATTGCATCGATACGTTATCGGCGGTTTCGTCCAACGTCATTGCGTGGAAGATACTGTAAGAGAACACTCCGCTGTGTATCAAAGTCGCGGCGAATATCGCGATGAAACGACCGATCCTGGCGCTCTTCAACATCATTTCTCGCTCCTCGATTTTCGTCACGACCCGCCAATCTGATTCAATATGTTCGATACATCGACGTATATCGTCGACATGCGTCAGCAACGAGCAGTACTTGAGACTTGCGAGCACCCAATTGCTGAGCGGCCCGAAATCACGTACCTTTGTCTCTACATTGGTGTCATCCAGGAAAATAGCCAACGCACTAGGTATTAAAGTACTGGcaataagaaaaatgcatattattaGTAGCACCATTGacagaattttttctttaatcgaCGATTCCGGTACTGGCCACATGCTTATCGGTCTTAGGAGCCAACGAATTGGCTGTATGCTATATTCCGTATCTTTTATGTAATCGAATATTGGAACATTCTGCAAGGAACTTTTCATGTTTACTTTGCAAGCGCACAGACACGATTGAAGGGAtgattattcgaaaaaaacgATGAGCGATAGCGTAGTCATAGCGTAACGCGTGCGCATTTTGCCGACtatattttcgaataataCACGCGTCTCTTGGGAAATCGATATTAATGGTGACAGCGAATTGAAGCAGTGGTAAATTCATTTTACAACAGAGAGCTGATTGCACGCAATAACAACTGAGTCACGCAATTCGTTCAATGTTTTATTGGTAGAATAATTCTATCGTGTTTCATTCTTtgcatctttatttaaaagaatataataaaaagccTTTGCATTATTCATGAGAGTGTCTATCAGTTCTATTcttatttgtcaattttattaattcaaattggCAATCAGAAATTGAACAATGTAATAAATCTGCTTATATTGATTCTCAAAAGAAGAAGATATGAAtgagtttttaatatacaaataaaacttGTATGTGTATAAGGGTCAACGTCTTTAAAGTGCAGAGTATTTGAAAGTTTAAAGCTATGCTTTCGCACAAATCTTATTTCTCTCTACAATGGTGAGCACcaaatttaaattgcattaaatatacagttacctaattattataattattcattaaattttgattctatttggaaaaaaatattccatctGTATTCTAtctaaaatgttttgttttttacttTCCGTAATTTATACTGCTTTACGTCAGCgttcgtataataataaatttatgtactCCACAGAAGTTttaattatctgaaaaaaataacttttttatttatttgtatttcttttatttatttacacaatatccaatttactattttaaaatttaaaattttaatgataaaatcaaGCAGTTAAAtcaatatagaatttaatttattattaattatattagcgatgtatattttttatttatatcgcaaaaagatacaataaataaaataatttcctcagttatattattctctcttagttttatttaactctCGGTTGTATTATTCTATCATTCAGTTATCAAAATGAAACCAAGTGCAATTCTGtgatgcaatttatataccaGTTTGTCAAATATGCCACATtcccgatattttttttacactaataaaataatatagataataaacaattttgtataagtGCTTGggtattttttgaaaaataaatcaaatgtatatgtacatatatgaattaaaaattaatgaacacTCCTACATCGTATTTCAAATGTCTTACTTCGTAGAAATGTTTATACTGCTATATTAACAGATTGCCAAAGAGGAATATTTGaacaatgattatttattagaagttTATATTCAACTGGTTGAGAGACCATTGCGTGTTATGAGgactgaaaataaatttgggGCGACatgagaaaatttcaattcgtTAGTTGTTCATTCAGCTGTGTGTTTCATGCTTTTtgtattgattaaattaataatttaattttgattgatGAAACTGTAACCTAATAAgatactaaatataataatagatgtcagagaaagtttaatacatttttttgatttttatttagtttatgagaatatattttttacttattctatatacaaaatatattttgcacattATATATCCTACTATTTTTTCGACTATGTATTACATAGTCATCGttcttaaaagatttaaatatactacAGAACTTTTAATTACCTGAAACAATAgtgtctatttttatatacttatgcaagtaacatcatatatatatatatatatatatatatatatatatatatatatatatatatatatatatatatatataatacgtatgtgtgtaacattgtaattaacaaaataacgaaaaaacacaatgttttaatttttcttagttaacaaaaaaattattat belongs to Anoplolepis gracilipes chromosome 4, ASM4749672v1, whole genome shotgun sequence and includes:
- the LOC140665262 gene encoding odorant receptor 82a-like isoform X1, which encodes MYDHSKSFKSAMDGWNYSIQLNRLFLKPVGAWPLALCETTMEKISCVILSIISCFLICFLLVPCTLGTILVDTDLDMKIRMIGPISFFLMAVVKQYILIVRGERISECIRHIRADWDRVREGHEKDREVMLENAKFGRWLSFVSAAFMYSAGFFYTTLMPLCAKRTEIIDNQTVRLLSFPIYRGLLDPRTTPSFEIAQFTQTLAGYAIYTLTVGVCSLAAVFVMHACGQFRILMLKLENLADGKERKSTSGKTPKERLNDIVQCHIRILSFITRTEELLNEIFFVDVVGCTLNICFLGFNMMTEWEHRETLGTMTFSSLLISFTFNIFILCYIGELLVEQCIQIGTKSYMINWYYLPNKGALGLILVMAMSNATIKLTAGKFMELSLASFCSIMKAAMAYLNLLRTFYV
- the LOC140665261 gene encoding odorant receptor 10-like isoform X1 produces the protein MGHNPMNNPGIIASTYLVDNEYSIQIIRWILKAINLWPRSTDISIVEKIYSKFLIFVCYFLMFATMVPSGLSILLESKETFEVKLRSIGPLTFWFIAIVNYSCLLIHVDDIHSCIKHVKTDWQIVKKTEDRQVMLTTAKIGRFIAGFCAVFMHSGVFSYNVARGFSKDILYVNNSSVMVRALPYPFYSKILDAHFSPAYEFVFFLQCFSTFVVNSVTVAACGLAAVFVMHACGQLRILISWLNKLVDEQNEEKNSIRQRFAIIVQHHLRVLSFVSRTERIINIICLIELVGCTMHICLLGYYCIMDWVHDNKQNIVSYCIILTSVTFNIFIFCYIGETLSEQGGQVGKSAYMTNWYLLPGKTALGLVLIILRSNTALKITAGNIVQLSFSTFGDVIKSALAYLNILRTLIT
- the LOC140665262 gene encoding odorant receptor 13a-like isoform X2 — its product is MYDHSKSFKSAMDGWNYSIQLNRLFLKPVGAWPLALCETTMEKISCVILSIISCFLICFLLVPCTLGTILVDTDLDMKIRMIGPISFFLMAVVKQYILIVRGERISECIRHIRADWDRVREGHEKDREVMLENAKFGRWLSFVSAAFMYSAGFFYTTLMPLCAKRTEIIDNQTTLAGYAIYTLTVGVCSLAAVFVMHACGQFRILMLKLENLADGKERKSTSGKTPKERLNDIVQCHIRILSFITRTEELLNEIFFVDVVGCTLNICFLGFNMMTEWEHRETLGTMTFSSLLISFTFNIFILCYIGELLVEQCIQIGTKSYMINWYYLPNKGALGLILVMAMSNATIKLTAGKFMELSLASFCSIMKAAMAYLNLLRTFYV
- the LOC140665261 gene encoding uncharacterized protein isoform X2, encoding MGHNPMNNPGIIASTYLVDNEYSIQIIRWILKAINLWPRSTDISIVEKIYSKFLIFVCYFLMFATMVPSGLSILLESKETFEVKLRSIGPLTFWFIAIVNYSCLLIHVDDIHSCIKHVKTDWQIVKKTEDRQVMLTTAKIGRFIAGFCAVFMHSGVFSYNVARGFSKDILYVNNSSVMVRALPYPFYSKILDAHFSPAYEFVFFLQCFSTFVVNSVTVAACGLAAVFVMHACGQLRILISWLNKLVDEQNEEKNSIRQRFAIIVQHHLRVLSFVSRTERIINIICLIELVGCTMHICLLGYYCIMDWVHDNKQNIVSYCIILTSVTFNIFIFCYIGETLSEQVYI
- the LOC140664448 gene encoding odorant receptor 10-like — translated: MKSSLQNVPIFDYIKDTEYSIQPIRWLLRPISMWPVPESSIKEKILSMVLLIICIFLIASTLIPSALAIFLDDTNVETKVRDFGPLSNWVLASLKYCSLLTHVDDIRRCIEHIESDWRVVTKIEEREMMLKSARIGRFIAIFAATLIHSGVFSYSIFHAMTLDETADNVSMQSLPFAFYDKILDTTTSPTYEIVFAIQCLSTFVVNSIVIATCCVTSVFVLHACGQLKILMSLLDNLVDKNENEDSSQQKFAVVIEHHLKVLSFVSHIEKITNVVCLVEIGGCTMHMCLLGYYCILEWNQESKEGIVAYVIILFSVTFNIFIFCYIGEILSDQCAQVGETAYMTNWYLLPGNSALGFVLIILRSSVVVKITAGKMIELSLSTFGNVIKSALAYLNILRTLIQY